CCATAGATTGAATAGAGACTTGTTTGATTTGGGGCATTAATGGATCTGATAAATATAATGACAAGGATATTGTTATCTTAGCGAAGCTGTTTGAAATACTGTGTGATCTGTAGCGTGAATAAGGGTGATCTTTTACTTCAATGCTTGTGATCTATTTCGCACAATAAAGTGACTTGCTAAATTTTCAACATTTGAGATTAAAGTACGGAAGATGGGGTAAACGTAAATTATTTTATCTTATCACTTGGTTTGCTGGCGTGGCTTAGCTTCCTACTGCCTGATTTTGCTAGCTATACATCAGAGGTGGTGTTAGTTGGTACTGAACTATAAACGGACATATGAGATAAGAATATGCGCCAATGATACGACGCATACATCAGTTATTATTTAACTTGAACCATTCTAGCTAAACAGATAGAACTGCCAATTTTTGGTACTGCTGTATCAGCACCAAAAACAACTGTTTTTTGATTGATATATGCGAGGTTAACTAAATCCAATAAATGAGTATCTGATTTTCTGATGACAACATAGTTGCTATTACAACCGCCTGCAGACCAACTCAATGCGCCATTTACCGCTACCTGAGTATAAGATTTCCACTCCGGAAAAACACTTTCTTCAACAGAATATGCTGAGATCTCTGAGATTGTATTCCCTACAGTATAGGTATTAGCTGCATAAACATTTGTAACCGCTAACACAGCAGCCAATAATATAGTTAATTTAGCTTTCATGATTTTCTCCTTTGTATAAATTGAATCTTCATGATACAAAAAAAACACAACCCCTCAAATATATTCATTAAATAAAATCCAACTTATCACGCTAATATCAAACCAAAGCTAAAAATTATACTCCGCTCTTAAAATCACACTGTCTTGGTCAAAAAAGGAAAATACTTCCTTATCGTCGGCGCTCAACAGGTATAACTCAGCATTGAGAAAGAAATTGTCACTCACTGAATAACGACTGCTTAGGGTATGGATGGTATTTTTATCTTGGAATTGATATTGATAGTTGTAGCTTATCGTTAATTGCTGATACAAAAACTGTCCTGTCCAACCAAACGATAGATCATTAATATCTTGATAGGGATCTTCCAGCTCAGTCACGTTACCGGCAATATGCTGATTTGAAGCGCCGATAAATACGGTCTGCTCTGTCATGATTTCCCATGAATAAGAAGCAGCCACTTCCACGGTATTTCGCTCGGTAACCCCTATTTCTTGATCAGTAGACTGTAAATCTAAGCCTTTTTTATAGGCCAGCTCTAGTGCCAATGAGCCTTCACCCACAGCCAAGTTCGCCGCCCCACCGATAAATTGATAGCGCGGATAACGTTGAATGCGGTTTTCTCCTTCTTCACTGCTTTCACTAATGGTGGAATTAGCATCAATAAAATACAGCACTTCGTTACTAGCCAAATCAGCGAGCATCAATGAAAAGTCACCAATACCGACCGCTTTTTTCCAACGAAAGCCGAATTCAGTTGTTAGGTCTGACTCGTCTCGTTGAAAATTAAACTGACTAATATCTAAGCCATCTATGTCGTAATTTGAATCCAGCACAGGATCAACATCGGTTTTTGGGTTAGGAATAGCTAGCAAGGTAAAATGACCATAATCATGGTAATAATCAAGGCTAGCCAAGGTTTGCCCTAAACGCGATTCATCAAGGCTAGTAAAGTAAAAATCGATAACATTACGTGGGCTGATCACGTCCGTCACCGCCGCTATTTCCGACTCGCCCCAAATCACCACCTGACGCCCAAACGTGAAGCTGACATCTTGCCAGCTAGCTTGCAGGTATAACTCACGTAAAGGGAATCGGTAATAAATTTCTTCGTCTTGTGCTTCGGCTTGTCTGTCATTGATCCAATGACTGACGACTTTGCCGTCAAACTTAACAAAAAAATGATCGAAATACAGATTGCTCCATTCCAAACGCAACCACGAGCGATTAGTTTGTACGCCTTGGCTTGTCGCATCTTGTTGATAGGAAAAATCTTGTTGCAAAGTAAACTTATTATCGCCTAACAGCCACTTTTCAAGTGGCGTCTGTGGCTTGGTGATCGCAATATCTAAAGATTCAATTTCTAGCTCATCTTCATCAATAAAGAGATCATCCGATGCTAAATTTGCAAACGCCTGAGTCGGCAAGCAACAGACAAGCCCTAGCACTGTCCAACGTCTTAAAACACTCAATTGCGCTTTGTGCTTTTGAGTATTACTTGTAAGCATTACCATTTGAAGCGTTTCCAACCGATATATAAAGACGCTAAACACCAGAAACTCAGCACCGCCAGCTCTTTTCCTATCTCGGCTACATTAGTCATGTTAACGCCATCAAACATAACCGCATGCAAGGCGATATTCATGTGAGTTAATGGGATCAGTTGAGTTACCCATTGCAGCCAATCAGGAAAAGCACTAATCGAGAAAAACACCCCACTAAACACCACAAACGGCAACTGCACAAAATTAACTATGCCATTAAAACCGTTCACTGACGGGCTTAACACCGCAATAATCAGACCGATACCCAAAAATGCACAACTGCCGAGTAAAACAATTAATAGCCACAGGAATAAATCAAACTGCCAAGATAGATTGAACATAAAAATGCCAATCATAAATAGCGACAAAGCTATCGAAAAACACACCACTAAGCGTGAAAACAACAAACCAGATAAAAAGGGTAAAGGTGACGCATCTATCGTTTTAATATTACGGAACAAGCCTTCATGGCCTTCCTCAATTAACACGCCGCCGAAACCATTTAAACCTATTATCAGCAAAGTCATGCCGATTAACCCCGGCAATAAAATAGTGATATAGGACGTGACCGAGCCGGCTGAAATCGTCTTTTGCGCGACGTGTTGTGATTGGCTTGTAAAGTAAGCATTCACCACATTGTTCAACGCTTGGTTTTCAATCACATTTTGTGCTTCGTCATTGGTGACCAACTCCAAAGCCAACTCTGTCTTGGTGCCGGTGCTAGTATTGGTATTGTCTGCCGGCTTAATTAACAACAATTGCTTTAATTCATTGGCTTTTAGTCGCTGTTGATAAGCCTCTGGTTCAGGATCAACAATCAAATTGACTAAGGCATTGTCGTGTAAATACTGGATCACCTTAGCCGAGGCTTCGGATTGTACTTGGTCAATATAATGTAATTTAATTTCCGCTTTATTCATTAACTCCATTGGGTAACCAATGCCAGTTAATAAAATGACTGGAAAAATATAGCTAAAGAATAACGCCGTTTTATCGTATCTCAGTTGCAGCATACGTAACTTAAAGAAAATCCAGGTTTTAGTCATCGCGCAGCGCTGCCCCCGTGTTGGAAATAAATACGTCTTCTAAATTCGGTAATTGCACATCAAATTCGGTAATTTCAATTTGCCGTTCTTCAGCGTGATTAAACAAAGATTTGATTGTTTCGAGTGACTTAACTGTACTGACCACAATCGAATCACCATGATCTTTATGATCAACCACACCTGCGGCATGTTTGACAAATTCGCCATCAAACTGACCATTTTTGTATTTCACAACAATATTTTGATGACGATTAAGTGAACGGACTAACTCAGACGGTGAGCCTTGCTGAATAATTTTGCCGTGATCCATAATCAATAACTCATCACACAAACGCTCTGCTTCATCCATATGGTGCGTGGTGAGTAATATGGTTTTGTCTTTATCTTGTTTAATCTGCTCGATAAAGTCCCATGTATAACGGCGGTTTTGTGGATCTAAAGCTGAGGTTGGCTCGTCTAAAAATAGAATTTTTGGATCTTCTAGCATGGCGATGGCTATCGACAAACGTTGCTTTTGACCACCAGATAACTCTTCAACCTTAACCTTTTTCTTATCCAGTAAAGAGACTTTATCCAGCATGGCGTCAATGGCTTTTTTATCTCGATACTTATTGTTAATCGATGCCGCGCGGAGCTCTTGGAAAAAGTCTAACAACTGTTCGACATTTAAAAATTGAAAGTAATTGTTGGTTTGTAACTGCACCCCTAGCAACGGCTGAATTTTCGCCAGCTCGGTAGCAACATCCAACCCAAGAATTTTAATCTGCCCGCTGCTAATTTTATGGATCCCTTCCATCATACCGAGCAACGAGGTTTTGCCTGCACCATTAGGCCCTAAAATACCAAAACAAGTGCCAACCGGAATTTGAAAACTAACCCCTTTCACGGCTTGAAAATCGCCGTAACTCTTTTTTACATCTATCGCTTCAATTGCGTATTGCATCGCTAATACCTCTACTATCCCTGTTCTTTTGTTGATACAAATTGCTGGCCTTGATGCTCAACGGCAAATATCTCAACAAAAGCTTGGGCGATTTGCTCAACATCCTCTGCACTAACACCAGAATGAAATACCGCACGATAGGCAATCTGGTTCGCCAACAAATGTACGCCATATTTTTCAAACTCAGGAATGTACTCAGTGGCGGGTTTCGCTGGATTGCGCAAAAAGATATACACAATGTTTGTACCCTGTTCAGTGGGTTTAACATCAAACTGCGCATAAGGAGATAACAGCTCAACTAATTTTGCTGCATTGGCGTTGTCAACACTGAGTTTGGCTTGGTAATTTTGTAATCCTTTTAGCGCCATGTGTGCCATAACTGAAGGTTGGTTTAAGCTACCACCCAGTAATTTTCGAATACCTTTGGCTTGCTCAATAAAATCGGTTTCGCCGATTAATAAAGCCCCC
This genomic window from Saccharobesus litoralis contains:
- a CDS encoding DUF1302 family protein, whose amino-acid sequence is MVMLTSNTQKHKAQLSVLRRWTVLGLVCCLPTQAFANLASDDLFIDEDELEIESLDIAITKPQTPLEKWLLGDNKFTLQQDFSYQQDATSQGVQTNRSWLRLEWSNLYFDHFFVKFDGKVVSHWINDRQAEAQDEEIYYRFPLRELYLQASWQDVSFTFGRQVVIWGESEIAAVTDVISPRNVIDFYFTSLDESRLGQTLASLDYYHDYGHFTLLAIPNPKTDVDPVLDSNYDIDGLDISQFNFQRDESDLTTEFGFRWKKAVGIGDFSLMLADLASNEVLYFIDANSTISESSEEGENRIQRYPRYQFIGGAANLAVGEGSLALELAYKKGLDLQSTDQEIGVTERNTVEVAASYSWEIMTEQTVFIGASNQHIAGNVTELEDPYQDINDLSFGWTGQFLYQQLTISYNYQYQFQDKNTIHTLSSRYSVSDNFFLNAELYLLSADDKEVFSFFDQDSVILRAEYNF
- a CDS encoding ABC transporter permease, translated to MTKTWIFFKLRMLQLRYDKTALFFSYIFPVILLTGIGYPMELMNKAEIKLHYIDQVQSEASAKVIQYLHDNALVNLIVDPEPEAYQQRLKANELKQLLLIKPADNTNTSTGTKTELALELVTNDEAQNVIENQALNNVVNAYFTSQSQHVAQKTISAGSVTSYITILLPGLIGMTLLIIGLNGFGGVLIEEGHEGLFRNIKTIDASPLPFLSGLLFSRLVVCFSIALSLFMIGIFMFNLSWQFDLFLWLLIVLLGSCAFLGIGLIIAVLSPSVNGFNGIVNFVQLPFVVFSGVFFSISAFPDWLQWVTQLIPLTHMNIALHAVMFDGVNMTNVAEIGKELAVLSFWCLASLYIGWKRFKW
- a CDS encoding ABC transporter ATP-binding protein is translated as MQYAIEAIDVKKSYGDFQAVKGVSFQIPVGTCFGILGPNGAGKTSLLGMMEGIHKISSGQIKILGLDVATELAKIQPLLGVQLQTNNYFQFLNVEQLLDFFQELRAASINNKYRDKKAIDAMLDKVSLLDKKKVKVEELSGGQKQRLSIAIAMLEDPKILFLDEPTSALDPQNRRYTWDFIEQIKQDKDKTILLTTHHMDEAERLCDELLIMDHGKIIQQGSPSELVRSLNRHQNIVVKYKNGQFDGEFVKHAAGVVDHKDHGDSIVVSTVKSLETIKSLFNHAEERQIEITEFDVQLPNLEDVFISNTGAALRDD